Proteins encoded by one window of Candidatus Hydrogenedentota bacterium:
- a CDS encoding NADH-quinone oxidoreductase subunit C: MAAAAYPSRGLVLRNGDDASLSDLPVLKPEDFTAWVLDGRARGGRLAQLFGRRAHDGGVTVYAFVAYDADGVVEVSATHLGAAHGFGRLEYPSISEQWPAAQAFERELAEQYGVTPLGHPWLKPLRYHATDTGAPAPWGPFDANKVIPGDYPFYRVEGDEVHEVAVGPVHAGVIEPGHFRFQCHGEDVLHLEIMLGYQHRGAEKLLVHPNRTRGAIVAETIAGDTSIGHATAYCMALEALAGVAVSARAHAIRGIALELERLANHVGDLGALCNDVAFLPGASYLGRLRGDFLNLTLEICGNRFGRNLVRPGGTAFDISPSLSDTLRKRLEALQPEVLDVLDMMFSQSSVLARFEGTGALSEQQADEIGLVGPAARACGCTRDVRQDFPFGMFQFSHIPVANETTGDVYARAVVRWLEVQRSIEFLLEHMGTKPAGGTFAPMRTFRPNALAIAMCETWRGEAMHVAFTNAAGDLDFVKVKDPSIHNWFGLALAMRGTPISDFPLCNKSFNLSYAGHDL, translated from the coding sequence ATGGCCGCGGCAGCATACCCATCGCGGGGTCTCGTCCTAAGAAACGGCGACGATGCGAGTTTGTCCGACCTTCCCGTACTGAAGCCCGAGGACTTCACCGCGTGGGTACTCGATGGCCGTGCCCGCGGCGGAAGGCTGGCCCAACTATTTGGGCGGCGCGCGCACGATGGCGGCGTTACCGTCTACGCATTTGTGGCGTACGACGCCGACGGAGTTGTCGAAGTCAGCGCCACGCACCTCGGCGCCGCGCATGGTTTCGGCCGGTTGGAGTACCCATCGATCTCCGAACAATGGCCCGCGGCGCAGGCGTTCGAGCGCGAGCTCGCCGAGCAGTACGGCGTGACGCCGCTTGGCCATCCGTGGCTCAAGCCCCTCCGCTACCACGCGACCGATACAGGCGCCCCGGCGCCGTGGGGGCCATTCGACGCCAACAAAGTCATCCCGGGGGACTACCCGTTCTACCGTGTCGAAGGCGACGAAGTGCACGAGGTGGCCGTCGGCCCCGTCCACGCGGGCGTGATCGAACCCGGTCACTTTCGTTTCCAGTGTCATGGCGAGGACGTCTTGCACCTGGAAATCATGCTCGGATACCAGCATCGCGGCGCTGAGAAACTTCTGGTGCATCCCAATCGAACGCGCGGCGCGATCGTTGCCGAAACGATCGCGGGCGACACGTCGATTGGTCACGCCACCGCGTACTGCATGGCGCTCGAAGCCTTGGCGGGCGTCGCCGTGAGCGCGCGCGCGCACGCCATTCGCGGGATCGCGCTCGAACTCGAACGTCTCGCGAACCACGTCGGCGATCTAGGCGCGCTGTGCAACGACGTGGCTTTTCTTCCTGGTGCATCCTATCTCGGACGGCTGCGCGGTGACTTTCTCAATCTTACCCTCGAAATCTGCGGCAACCGGTTCGGAAGAAACCTGGTTCGTCCCGGCGGGACTGCGTTCGATATTTCGCCGTCGCTGTCCGACACACTTCGCAAACGCCTCGAAGCGCTGCAACCAGAAGTGCTCGATGTGTTGGATATGATGTTTTCGCAGTCCTCCGTGTTGGCGCGGTTCGAAGGCACGGGCGCCTTGAGCGAACAGCAAGCGGACGAAATCGGATTGGTGGGGCCGGCCGCGCGTGCGTGCGGCTGTACGCGGGACGTCCGCCAGGATTTCCCCTTCGGCATGTTCCAGTTCAGCCACATTCCCGTCGCGAACGAAACGACGGGCGACGTCTACGCGCGTGCGGTCGTTCGATGGCTCGAAGTGCAGCGCTCGATCGAGTTCCTGCTCGAACATATGGGCACCAAGCCCGCCGGCGGCACCTTCGCGCCCATGCGCACGTTCAGGCCAAACGCACTTGCGATCGCAATGTGCGAGACGTGGCGCGGCGAGGCTATGCACGTGGCTTTCACGAACGCAGCGGGCGACCTGGATTTCGTAAAAGTCAAAGACCCGTCCATTCACAACTGGTTCGGATTGGCCCTCGCCATGCGCGGGACGCCCATCTCCGATTTCCCGTTGTGCAACAAAAGTTTCAACTTGAGCTATGCGGGGCACGATCTGTGA
- a CDS encoding immunity 26/phosphotriesterase HocA family protein: MKQKIVPGDVFEVDLKDGSYAYGRVLRNVFGFYDLRASTCPPVEEIVAHPMIFKIWVMDYAIERRLWRIIGHVPLSQELTVTPRFFKKDPITGRLTITVDGSQEIPATYDECKELECAAVWDPEHVEDRLRDHFEGRKNVWYQYLRP, from the coding sequence ATGAAGCAAAAGATTGTGCCAGGCGATGTATTTGAAGTAGATCTGAAGGACGGGTCTTATGCTTACGGTAGGGTACTTCGAAATGTTTTTGGTTTCTATGATTTGCGAGCTTCGACTTGTCCGCCTGTTGAGGAAATCGTGGCTCACCCAATGATCTTTAAGATTTGGGTGATGGACTATGCTATAGAAAGAAGACTTTGGCGAATCATCGGGCATGTTCCTCTTTCCCAGGAATTGACCGTTACACCGCGTTTCTTCAAGAAGGATCCAATTACCGGCAGGCTAACCATTACTGTCGATGGTAGCCAAGAGATTCCTGCGACCTACGATGAATGCAAAGAACTCGAATGTGCTGCGGTCTGGGATCCGGAACATGTAGAGGATCGACTTCGAGACCATTTCGAGGGACGCAAGAACGTGTGGTACCAGTATCTGAGGCCCTAG
- a CDS encoding ATP-binding protein, whose translation MVKRHFWIKHIEKQWRHRSILWLRGVRRAGKTFLAQSLDNIEYFDCELPRVRIAMEDPEAFLKGLRKKRVVLDEIHRLQNPSELLKIAADHFPDIHVLATGSSTLGASSRFRDTLAGRKTELWLTPMINADLVDFNRSDVRHRMLHGGLPPFFLSKELPERDFQEWMDAYWAKDIQELFRLERRASFQRFVELLLVQSGGIFEATRFAKPCEVSRATITNYLAVLEATSVALVLRPFSTRRANEIVAAPKVYGFDTGFVCAYRGWTTLRPDDLGHLWEHYVLNELTAHLQATNLRYWRDKQGHEIDLVWTPRGKPPVAIECKWSSRDFDPRNMLVFARHYPKATLLVTAHDAKPAFTKEYGEARVHFLTLDNLTDRITGR comes from the coding sequence ATGGTAAAGCGTCACTTTTGGATTAAGCACATCGAGAAACAGTGGCGACACCGATCCATCCTTTGGTTGCGCGGTGTCCGTCGCGCGGGCAAAACATTCTTAGCGCAATCGCTGGACAACATCGAATACTTTGACTGCGAACTCCCACGGGTCCGAATCGCCATGGAAGACCCCGAAGCTTTCTTGAAGGGATTGCGCAAGAAGCGAGTGGTCCTCGACGAAATCCATCGGTTGCAGAATCCTTCGGAACTATTAAAGATCGCCGCGGATCATTTTCCCGACATCCACGTCCTGGCTACCGGCTCCTCAACGTTGGGAGCGAGCAGCCGCTTTCGCGATACCCTCGCCGGCCGCAAAACCGAACTGTGGCTAACGCCGATGATTAATGCTGACCTCGTCGACTTTAATCGCTCCGATGTCCGTCACCGGATGCTGCACGGCGGTCTACCTCCATTCTTTCTTTCCAAGGAATTACCCGAGCGCGATTTCCAGGAATGGATGGATGCGTATTGGGCGAAGGACATTCAAGAACTCTTTCGCCTGGAGCGCCGCGCCTCTTTCCAGCGATTTGTGGAATTGCTGTTGGTCCAGAGCGGTGGTATTTTCGAAGCCACCCGATTCGCGAAGCCGTGTGAAGTTAGCCGTGCGACAATCACAAACTATTTGGCAGTACTCGAGGCGACTTCTGTAGCCCTCGTGCTTCGGCCATTTAGTACTCGCCGTGCCAACGAAATCGTTGCTGCGCCGAAAGTGTATGGATTCGATACTGGATTTGTCTGCGCGTACCGCGGCTGGACCACTCTTCGCCCTGACGATCTGGGTCACCTTTGGGAACACTATGTGCTCAACGAACTGACAGCGCATCTCCAAGCAACGAACCTGCGCTACTGGCGCGACAAGCAGGGTCATGAGATAGACCTGGTTTGGACGCCACGAGGAAAACCTCCAGTCGCGATCGAGTGCAAGTGGTCGTCACGCGATTTTGACCCGCGAAACATGCTCGTTTTCGCGCGCCATTATCCAAAGGCGACACTACTGGTAACGGCCCACGACGCTAAGCCAGCCTTTACAAAGGAATATGGTGAAGCAAGGGTGCACTTCCTGACCCTCGACAACCTTACGGACCGAATCACGGGCCGGTGA
- a CDS encoding NADH-quinone oxidoreductase subunit H: MTAITLAITTLELLATLAVAPFLASVIVKTKAWFAGRAGPPWLQPYYDLYKLVRKEPVYSSTTTWIFRAGPVVNLAALLTAATLMPVLSSRSLLGFSGDLILFAYLLALGRMFTVLAAMDTGSSFEGMGASREVTFGAMVEPALFLAFVVLSVATHSLRLDEMLGPQLLGAWQTTGPAMVLLLGALFIVLLTETCRVPVDDPATHLELTMIHEVMVLDHSGPELAYITYGASLKFALLGSLLLHAAIPHPAALHIVDPVLRLAELVALAGAAGTVESVMARLRLNRVPLLLAGSSVLSALAVVLVLGRGLS; this comes from the coding sequence ATGACCGCGATCACTCTCGCCATAACGACATTGGAATTGTTGGCGACGCTCGCCGTTGCGCCGTTTCTCGCCAGCGTGATCGTAAAAACCAAGGCGTGGTTCGCCGGGCGTGCCGGCCCGCCGTGGCTGCAACCCTATTACGACTTGTACAAGCTCGTGCGCAAAGAGCCGGTGTACAGCTCGACCACGACGTGGATATTCCGCGCGGGGCCGGTCGTCAATCTGGCGGCACTGTTAACGGCGGCCACGCTCATGCCTGTGCTCTCCAGCCGTTCATTGCTGGGCTTTTCGGGAGACCTCATTCTCTTCGCGTATCTACTTGCGCTGGGCCGGATGTTCACGGTCCTCGCCGCGATGGACACTGGGAGCAGCTTCGAAGGCATGGGCGCGTCGCGCGAAGTGACGTTCGGCGCGATGGTCGAGCCGGCGTTGTTTCTCGCGTTCGTCGTACTTTCTGTTGCGACCCACAGCCTGCGACTGGACGAAATGCTCGGGCCGCAACTCCTCGGCGCGTGGCAGACGACCGGGCCCGCAATGGTGCTCTTGTTGGGCGCGCTGTTCATCGTGCTGTTGACCGAGACCTGCCGGGTCCCCGTTGACGATCCTGCGACGCATCTCGAGCTCACGATGATCCACGAGGTAATGGTGCTCGACCACAGCGGGCCGGAACTCGCGTACATCACGTATGGCGCGTCGCTCAAGTTTGCGCTGTTGGGCTCGTTACTCTTGCACGCCGCCATACCGCACCCCGCCGCCCTGCATATCGTGGATCCGGTGTTGCGCCTCGCCGAACTCGTCGCGCTGGCGGGTGCGGCCGGTACTGTCGAGTCAGTCATGGCGCGCCTGCGGTTGAACCGCGTGCCGCTTCTTCTGGCGGGTTCGAGCGTGCTGTCCGCGCTTGCAGTGGTGTTGGTGCTGGGGAGGGGCCTGTCGTGA
- a CDS encoding hydrogenase, whose amino-acid sequence MISTLVDSLLMVAVLLDLAMLGTSRLSGCIRLFASQSVVLSVLPVLLELHNSGNVGAHAAAIALGAIGLKGILIPWILLRILRSGEIHREIQPFLGFTSSVLFGAVIVIASFGLSHRLTLPVAPAADLILPVAISTVLIGMVILVSRLKALTQVIGYLVVENGVFILGLLLLEQLPILVELGILLDLFVAVFIMGIVVYHIRQEFDHMDTHLLDTLKES is encoded by the coding sequence GTGATTTCGACGCTCGTGGATTCGCTGTTGATGGTGGCCGTCCTGTTGGACCTCGCCATGCTGGGAACGAGCCGCCTCTCCGGCTGCATACGCCTATTCGCATCGCAGAGCGTAGTCTTGTCCGTCTTGCCGGTGCTGCTGGAGTTGCACAATTCAGGGAACGTTGGCGCGCATGCCGCGGCGATAGCCCTGGGCGCGATCGGGCTGAAAGGAATTCTGATCCCGTGGATTCTTCTCAGAATCCTGCGGAGTGGAGAAATCCACCGGGAGATTCAGCCGTTCCTCGGGTTCACGTCGTCGGTCCTCTTCGGCGCGGTCATCGTCATTGCGAGTTTCGGTTTGTCGCACCGCCTTACGCTGCCCGTCGCGCCCGCGGCCGACCTCATTCTGCCCGTCGCGATTTCGACCGTGCTGATCGGCATGGTCATTCTCGTCAGCCGGTTGAAAGCGCTCACACAGGTCATCGGCTATCTCGTGGTCGAGAACGGCGTATTCATACTTGGCCTATTGCTCCTCGAACAACTCCCGATACTCGTCGAGTTGGGGATTCTGCTCGACCTGTTCGTCGCGGTGTTCATCATGGGAATCGTCGTCTACCACATTCGTCAGGAGTTCGATCACATGGACACGCACCTGCTGGATACGTTGAAGGAGTCGTGA
- a CDS encoding oxidoreductase, with protein MNMVLAALTLLVSGAAVSVVLSSWRKAALAAGLMSSVFACVAILAGALRTLTGENPLPAEIAWPLPLGTFRLVLDGLSAWFLLMIGTVGLCATVYSWGYYDGGKSKEYNRAYPLLFCVVLAALILTVAAGDALVFLIGWELTSLSAFFLVGLNDRDADSRYGAWTYLIAAHLGTAFGVLPLFALFISRTGSSDMALFPEAFTGADAVAAAAFALGVVGFGTKAGFFPFHVWLPLAHPVAPSPVSALMSGVVIKIGIYGLFRTVSWLPDLPASCGSALLFLSAITALLAILNALGQRDIKRMLAYSSVENIGIVGLGLSVAMLGRSLHVPLLVACGLSGALLHALNHSLFKGMLFLSAGAVLHGAGTGDIERLGGLSKYAPGTSLAFLTGSVAICALPPLNGFVSEFLIYKGLLHGSESLPLSYAGISAAAITVLALTGAIALLVFSKVFAVTFLGHPRDTSIRMHKVPATMNAAMMFLAICCVAVVALPGAVATALGVATQRYSGLSDNPLQDVGPYTVSPAIPLLVFAVIALILWGARRALPRGGEAATWGCGYARPASAMQYTGSSYSWTLLSAFRQAVRPQRRFPGLGSGCFPEPARLETAQRDLALDNAYRPSFLRIERFFEKLWPLQHGRVQLYLVYIVATIFLVFLAESRFTPFHSDTRVPDAEARPVAAAATSGSGSAK; from the coding sequence ATGAACATGGTCCTTGCCGCGCTGACCCTATTGGTCTCCGGTGCGGCGGTATCCGTTGTGCTCTCCTCATGGCGAAAGGCCGCGCTGGCGGCGGGGCTCATGTCGAGTGTTTTCGCGTGCGTGGCAATCCTCGCTGGCGCGCTGCGCACATTAACGGGAGAGAACCCTTTGCCCGCGGAGATAGCCTGGCCGCTTCCATTGGGAACGTTTCGGCTCGTTTTGGACGGACTATCCGCGTGGTTCCTGCTTATGATCGGCACCGTCGGCCTGTGCGCAACGGTCTACTCGTGGGGCTACTACGATGGAGGAAAAAGCAAGGAATACAACCGCGCGTATCCGCTGCTGTTTTGCGTGGTGTTAGCCGCGCTCATTCTCACCGTCGCCGCTGGGGACGCGCTCGTCTTTCTCATCGGCTGGGAGCTGACGAGTCTTTCCGCATTCTTTCTAGTTGGTCTCAACGATCGCGACGCCGATTCGCGGTACGGCGCATGGACATACCTTATCGCCGCCCATCTCGGCACCGCGTTCGGCGTGTTGCCCCTGTTCGCGCTGTTCATTTCGCGCACGGGCAGCAGCGATATGGCGTTGTTTCCGGAAGCGTTCACCGGCGCGGACGCCGTCGCCGCCGCCGCATTCGCGTTGGGTGTTGTTGGTTTTGGCACAAAGGCCGGCTTCTTTCCCTTTCACGTATGGCTGCCGCTGGCGCACCCTGTAGCACCGAGCCCAGTCTCGGCGCTAATGTCGGGAGTCGTGATCAAGATTGGAATATACGGTTTGTTCCGGACCGTGTCCTGGCTGCCGGACTTACCCGCATCGTGCGGATCGGCATTGCTGTTTCTATCCGCGATCACGGCGCTGCTCGCCATTCTGAATGCGCTGGGACAACGCGACATAAAGCGGATGCTCGCCTACTCGAGTGTGGAAAACATCGGCATCGTCGGCCTCGGGTTATCCGTGGCAATGTTGGGCCGTTCGCTTCACGTTCCGCTTCTCGTCGCGTGCGGACTGAGTGGCGCCTTGCTGCACGCGCTCAACCACTCGCTGTTCAAGGGCATGCTGTTTCTCTCCGCGGGAGCCGTGTTGCACGGCGCGGGAACGGGAGACATCGAACGACTTGGCGGGCTGTCAAAGTACGCGCCGGGAACGAGTCTGGCTTTCCTCACCGGCTCGGTGGCCATATGCGCGCTGCCGCCATTGAACGGATTCGTCAGCGAATTTCTGATCTACAAAGGACTGCTTCACGGCTCGGAGAGCTTGCCCTTGTCCTACGCGGGGATCTCCGCAGCGGCGATCACCGTCCTCGCACTCACGGGCGCGATCGCACTGCTCGTATTCTCAAAGGTATTCGCCGTGACGTTTCTTGGCCATCCCCGAGACACAAGCATCCGCATGCACAAAGTCCCGGCGACGATGAACGCCGCGATGATGTTTCTGGCAATCTGCTGCGTAGCGGTGGTCGCGTTACCCGGCGCGGTGGCGACGGCACTCGGCGTGGCGACGCAGCGCTACTCCGGGCTGTCAGACAATCCGCTTCAAGACGTCGGACCGTATACTGTCTCACCCGCGATTCCGTTGCTGGTGTTCGCGGTAATTGCGCTGATCCTATGGGGAGCGCGAAGAGCGCTGCCTCGCGGCGGCGAGGCCGCGACGTGGGGCTGCGGGTACGCACGTCCGGCCAGCGCGATGCAATACACCGGATCTTCCTATAGCTGGACTCTGTTGTCCGCGTTCCGGCAAGCCGTCCGGCCACAGCGGCGTTTCCCGGGCTTGGGAAGCGGATGTTTTCCGGAACCGGCGCGGCTCGAAACCGCGCAGCGGGATTTGGCCCTGGATAACGCGTACCGGCCCTCGTTTCTGAGGATAGAACGATTCTTCGAAAAACTGTGGCCGCTCCAACACGGCCGCGTGCAACTCTATTTGGTATACATCGTCGCTACGATCTTCCTGGTGTTCCTGGCCGAGTCGCGGTTTACACCTTTCCATTCCGATACTCGCGTGCCGGATGCAGAAGCTCGCCCGGTAGCCGCAGCCGCGACGAGCGGGAGCGGGTCCGCGAAATGA
- a CDS encoding NAD-dependent malic enzyme, with the protein MDENTAHTTASYSATVRVSIENKPGSLAKVLSAIGDKGGQMDAIDLVEGSRASTIRDLTVLARDEDHLQEILHALRKLKRIKVLRWWDRVFRSHQGGKIEIQNRLPVRTRDDLSIVYTPGVARVCTMIHQHPERVNGLTIKGNSVAVVTDGTAVLGLGDIGPEAALPVMEGKAMLFKEFGDIDAWPICLATKDVDEIVRTVELIAPGFGGINLEDISAPRCFEIEEKLKGRLRIPVFHDDQHGTAVVVLAALINALKLIDMRPEELRVVISGVGAAGMACAKMMLNFGVKDIVGVDRNGAIYHGRTGNMTPAKEWFADHTNPDRVRGGIVDVANGRHMFLGLSGPGLFPLEALKRMAKKPIVFALANPTPEILPEEAAPYARIIATGRSDYPNQINNVLAFPGIFKGALEARATGINEEMKLAAAHAIASIIPEEDLFEELIVPSVFDKRVARAVSRAVRKAAINTGVGR; encoded by the coding sequence ATGGACGAGAACACCGCACACACGACGGCAAGCTATTCCGCGACCGTCCGCGTATCCATCGAGAATAAGCCCGGCAGCCTCGCCAAAGTACTGTCCGCCATCGGCGACAAGGGCGGGCAGATGGACGCGATCGATCTTGTCGAGGGTTCGCGCGCCAGCACAATCCGGGACTTAACCGTGCTCGCGCGCGACGAAGACCATCTTCAAGAAATTCTGCACGCGCTGAGAAAATTGAAGCGCATAAAAGTCCTGCGCTGGTGGGACCGCGTTTTCCGAAGCCACCAGGGGGGCAAGATCGAAATCCAGAATCGCCTGCCGGTGCGCACACGGGACGATCTGTCGATCGTCTACACGCCGGGTGTCGCGCGCGTCTGCACCATGATCCACCAGCATCCCGAGCGCGTGAACGGACTCACGATCAAGGGCAACTCCGTCGCAGTCGTCACCGATGGCACCGCCGTGCTCGGTCTCGGCGATATCGGGCCGGAAGCAGCCCTGCCGGTGATGGAAGGCAAGGCGATGTTGTTCAAAGAATTCGGCGATATCGACGCCTGGCCAATCTGCCTGGCGACCAAAGACGTCGACGAGATCGTGCGGACGGTCGAGCTGATTGCGCCGGGCTTTGGTGGAATCAACCTCGAAGACATATCGGCGCCGCGGTGTTTCGAGATCGAGGAAAAGTTGAAGGGCCGATTGAGAATCCCCGTGTTCCACGACGACCAGCATGGCACCGCCGTTGTGGTCCTCGCCGCGCTGATCAACGCACTGAAACTCATCGACATGCGCCCGGAAGAACTCCGCGTCGTCATCTCAGGCGTCGGCGCCGCCGGCATGGCTTGCGCGAAAATGATGCTGAACTTCGGTGTGAAGGACATCGTGGGCGTCGATCGCAACGGCGCAATTTACCACGGCCGCACCGGCAACATGACGCCCGCCAAAGAATGGTTCGCGGACCACACAAATCCCGATCGCGTCCGCGGCGGCATCGTTGACGTCGCGAACGGGCGCCACATGTTTCTTGGCCTTTCCGGACCCGGCTTGTTCCCACTCGAGGCGCTCAAGCGGATGGCGAAAAAGCCGATCGTCTTTGCGTTGGCGAACCCCACGCCGGAAATCCTGCCCGAAGAGGCCGCGCCGTACGCACGGATTATCGCGACCGGCCGTTCCGATTATCCCAATCAGATCAACAACGTGCTCGCGTTCCCGGGAATCTTCAAAGGCGCGTTGGAAGCGCGCGCCACCGGAATCAACGAGGAAATGAAGCTCGCCGCCGCGCACGCCATCGCGTCGATCATTCCCGAAGAAGACCTCTTCGAAGAACTCATCGTGCCCAGCGTTTTCGACAAAAGGGTCGCCCGCGCAGTAAGCCGGGCCGTCAGAAAGGCCGCGATTAATACGGGGGTCGGCAGATGA
- a CDS encoding PTS sugar transporter subunit IIA, whose amino-acid sequence MDLTAKDAAKLLNVDERTIRQWIADGAIPSYTVGDKTRLNRVELLEWAAEQKRAVAPQMFASNGKKPHEFVLCDAVRLGGVVASLECTDKLSALSAVCRAMPLPEEVDRTELAGVLAAREALCSTAIGNGIAIPHPRSPIVLGVSEPQVTVAFPKKPIEFGALDGKPVHTMFVIVSTTVRNHLLVLSHLMFALKSKPFLGLLAKRASQDDLLAELQRLEEEFAKVDASKGAAR is encoded by the coding sequence ATGGATTTAACCGCAAAGGACGCGGCCAAACTTCTCAACGTGGACGAACGCACGATCCGCCAGTGGATCGCGGACGGCGCCATCCCCAGCTACACGGTTGGGGACAAGACGCGCCTGAATCGTGTCGAGCTTCTCGAGTGGGCGGCGGAGCAGAAGCGGGCCGTTGCGCCGCAGATGTTCGCGTCGAACGGAAAGAAGCCGCACGAGTTCGTGTTATGCGACGCCGTCCGGCTCGGTGGCGTCGTCGCCAGTCTCGAATGTACGGACAAGCTTTCCGCGCTCAGCGCCGTGTGCCGCGCCATGCCGCTGCCAGAGGAAGTAGACCGGACGGAGTTGGCGGGTGTCCTTGCCGCGCGCGAGGCGTTGTGTTCGACCGCGATCGGGAATGGCATTGCCATTCCGCACCCACGCAGCCCGATCGTGCTGGGCGTTTCCGAGCCACAAGTGACGGTGGCATTCCCGAAGAAGCCGATCGAATTCGGCGCACTTGACGGAAAGCCGGTACACACGATGTTCGTTATCGTGAGCACAACCGTACGCAATCATCTCCTGGTGCTAAGCCACTTGATGTTCGCGTTGAAGAGCAAACCCTTCCTCGGGCTGTTGGCAAAACGGGCAAGCCAGGACGATCTGCTCGCGGAGTTGCAGCGGCTCGAAGAGGAATTCGCGAAGGTGGACGCGTCGAAGGGCGCCGCTCGATGA
- a CDS encoding winged helix-turn-helix transcriptional regulator, whose protein sequence is MQNRAMREFKAGIFRALAHPTRVAIVEILREGEHSAGAILERLELEQANVSQHLAVLRAKGIVSSRKDGNQVIYSLKHQMLVDVLEIMRQYFMSHLSEAADLLHMLAVEEAASSELVE, encoded by the coding sequence ATGCAAAACAGAGCCATGCGAGAGTTTAAGGCGGGGATATTCCGTGCACTGGCGCATCCGACCCGGGTGGCCATTGTGGAGATTCTCCGGGAGGGCGAGCATTCCGCCGGCGCAATTCTCGAGCGGCTCGAGTTGGAGCAAGCCAATGTGTCCCAGCACCTTGCGGTGTTGCGGGCGAAGGGGATCGTCTCGAGCCGGAAAGACGGCAACCAGGTCATTTATTCGCTCAAGCACCAGATGCTCGTGGACGTGCTGGAGATTATGCGGCAGTACTTCATGAGCCACTTGTCCGAGGCGGCGGACTTGCTCCATATGCTGGCGGTCGAAGAAGCCGCAAGCTCCGAACTTGTCGAATGA
- the nuoB gene encoding NADH-quinone oxidoreductase subunit NuoB, translating to MLDIIRTRMKQGHRTMAFPDQVPSLPERFRGRPAVDASKCIDGCRACADACPTEAIDVTDNLSLDLGKCVFCTACVEACPEGAIAYTQDYRMAVNTRGQLVLDGPGLELAQRMGDELFRVLGRALRLREVCAGSCNGCDLDTNVLNTVGWDLSRFGIQFVASPRHADGLLVTGPVTKNMEHALMETYAAVPKPKIVIALGACAISGGPYRGSHAVNDGADRLLPIDLYIPGCPPHPLTILDGLLRLVGRIK from the coding sequence ATGCTCGACATCATCCGAACTAGAATGAAACAGGGCCATCGTACGATGGCGTTCCCTGATCAGGTCCCATCCCTTCCGGAGCGGTTCCGCGGCCGGCCCGCAGTCGATGCGTCCAAGTGCATCGACGGGTGCCGCGCGTGCGCCGATGCATGCCCAACGGAAGCAATTGACGTCACGGACAATCTATCGTTGGATTTGGGAAAGTGCGTGTTTTGCACGGCGTGCGTCGAGGCATGTCCGGAAGGGGCCATCGCATACACGCAAGACTATCGCATGGCCGTGAACACGCGCGGCCAACTTGTGTTGGATGGGCCCGGCCTCGAACTGGCGCAGCGCATGGGCGACGAACTGTTCCGCGTGCTGGGCCGCGCCCTGCGCCTGCGCGAAGTGTGCGCCGGAAGCTGCAACGGGTGCGATTTGGATACCAACGTATTGAACACCGTCGGTTGGGACCTTTCGCGTTTCGGCATCCAGTTTGTCGCGTCGCCGCGTCACGCGGACGGCCTGCTCGTGACGGGCCCGGTCACCAAGAATATGGAACACGCACTAATGGAGACCTACGCGGCAGTCCCGAAACCGAAGATCGTCATTGCGCTTGGCGCGTGTGCGATTAGCGGCGGGCCGTACCGCGGCAGCCACGCTGTAAACGACGGCGCGGATCGTTTATTGCCGATCGATTTGTATATCCCGGGCTGCCCGCCGCATCCGTTAACCATCCTGGATGGGCTGCTGCGCTTGGTGGGGCGAATCAAGTAG